One genomic region from Reichenbachiella ulvae encodes:
- a CDS encoding 4Fe-4S dicluster domain-containing protein, translating into MRYAMAIDTKKCVGCNDCVVACQIENKVPEGFCRDWVVEAVSGTYPNLELEYRSERCHHCANAPCVRCCPTGSSHIVEGGIVLVDHDKCIGCGACIASCPYDARYPHPDGYVDKCTFCIHKVRKGEQPACVSVCPTNCLYFGDLDDPNSEVSKKIKERKYKRLKTEAGTDPQLYFLI; encoded by the coding sequence ATGAGATACGCTATGGCCATAGACACCAAGAAATGCGTGGGATGCAACGATTGTGTAGTCGCCTGTCAAATCGAAAACAAGGTACCGGAAGGATTCTGCCGGGATTGGGTGGTAGAGGCCGTGAGCGGAACCTACCCCAATCTGGAACTGGAATACAGATCTGAAAGGTGCCACCATTGTGCGAATGCACCCTGCGTACGCTGCTGTCCAACGGGCTCCAGCCATATTGTCGAAGGAGGTATAGTGCTAGTGGATCATGATAAGTGTATTGGTTGTGGTGCCTGCATCGCTTCCTGCCCATATGATGCCAGGTATCCGCACCCGGACGGCTATGTGGACAAGTGCACTTTCTGCATTCACAAAGTCAGGAAGGGGGAGCAACCGGCCTGCGTATCCGTGTGCCCAACGAACTGCTTGTACTTCGGAGATTTAGACGATCCGAATAGCGAAGTGTCCAAAAAAATCAAGGAAAGAAAATACAAAAGGCTGAAGACAGAAGCCGGAACTGACCCACAGTTGTACTTTTTAATTTAA
- a CDS encoding molybdopterin-containing oxidoreductase family protein, with product MYNRRDFIKITSLGLGSAALATTFFDSTTASIFASQIDSTIKFSQTPTYCEVCFWKCAGWVTKNEEGEIWKVEGHKDDPHCNGRLCPRGTGGVGMYHDEDRLKKPLMRVEKDGKQTYVEVSWDEALDFIANKMTEIKEKYGPESMALFTHGSGGKFLGHLMKSYGSPHITAPSFAQCRGPREVAFYSTFGEGVYSPERTDIRDTRCLVLIGSHIGENMHNGQVQEMSEAIEKGATIITVDPRFSTAASKSKHWLPIKPATDLALLLAWTHVIINEGWYDKEYVEKYCFGFDQLKAHVQQYTPEWAYGVTTLEPKQIIETAREMAKAAPAVIVHPGRHVTWYGDDTQRLRAVAILNALLGSWGRRGGFYFPDKISIPSYPHPEYPKATKSYLDAMKGKYNLASEVISNGLCEVTVPSPERDWNIKGWIVNGTNLIHTLPDQKKTMEAIQSLELMVAIDTMPMEITGYADVVLPECTYLERYDAIRNSPHRDPVICLRMPAVEPKYDSKPDWWIAKELGEKLGLKEYFQYKDIEEMLDWQLKKVGSSLKEMQKIGVKTFKRKFDDLYLIDGQDFEFNTSTGKIELYSTELAAEGFDPLPSFTEHKQPPAGFYRLNYGRAPVHTFSRTANNPNLSAIMKENDLWVNPKVAKQWGLKNGQYVWLKNQDDIVSTFSIKVRVTERIRWDSVYMVHGFGHSEKNLSRAFGKGASDTELISNVKVDPIMGGTGMRENFVTFLTEDPKPKEEV from the coding sequence ATGTACAACCGTCGGGATTTCATCAAAATTACATCTCTTGGCCTGGGGAGTGCCGCACTTGCCACGACATTTTTTGATTCTACCACAGCCAGCATTTTTGCTTCTCAGATAGATAGCACTATCAAATTCTCCCAAACCCCTACCTACTGTGAAGTCTGCTTCTGGAAGTGTGCAGGTTGGGTTACCAAAAACGAAGAAGGAGAAATATGGAAAGTAGAAGGTCATAAAGATGATCCACACTGTAATGGGCGACTTTGCCCAAGAGGTACAGGTGGCGTAGGTATGTATCATGACGAGGATCGACTGAAGAAGCCGCTGATGCGGGTAGAAAAAGATGGCAAGCAGACTTACGTAGAGGTGAGCTGGGATGAAGCACTGGACTTCATCGCCAACAAAATGACCGAGATCAAGGAAAAGTACGGTCCTGAATCTATGGCTTTATTTACCCATGGTTCTGGTGGTAAATTTTTAGGTCATCTGATGAAATCCTATGGCTCTCCGCATATCACGGCACCTTCTTTTGCGCAGTGCAGAGGCCCAAGAGAAGTGGCTTTCTATTCTACTTTTGGGGAAGGGGTTTACTCACCGGAGCGTACGGATATCCGGGATACACGCTGCTTGGTTTTAATCGGGTCTCACATTGGTGAAAACATGCACAATGGTCAGGTGCAGGAAATGTCCGAAGCGATAGAAAAGGGCGCGACTATCATTACAGTTGATCCCCGTTTTTCTACCGCGGCTAGTAAGTCCAAACATTGGCTCCCAATCAAACCAGCGACAGATTTAGCTCTGTTATTGGCCTGGACTCACGTGATCATCAACGAGGGCTGGTATGACAAAGAATATGTAGAAAAGTACTGCTTTGGCTTTGATCAGCTTAAAGCGCACGTCCAACAATATACGCCAGAGTGGGCCTATGGGGTCACCACACTGGAACCAAAGCAAATCATAGAGACGGCCAGAGAGATGGCCAAGGCTGCTCCTGCTGTGATCGTTCATCCGGGTCGTCACGTTACCTGGTATGGTGATGATACGCAGCGCTTGCGTGCCGTGGCGATCTTGAATGCACTGCTTGGATCCTGGGGTCGCAGAGGAGGTTTTTACTTCCCAGATAAAATTTCCATCCCAAGCTATCCACACCCAGAATATCCAAAAGCGACAAAATCCTATTTGGATGCTATGAAAGGCAAGTACAACCTAGCCTCTGAAGTGATATCCAATGGTCTCTGCGAAGTGACTGTTCCTTCGCCAGAACGGGATTGGAATATCAAAGGCTGGATCGTGAACGGCACGAATCTAATTCACACCTTGCCTGATCAAAAGAAAACCATGGAAGCCATTCAGAGCCTTGAGCTGATGGTGGCCATCGATACCATGCCAATGGAGATCACTGGATATGCAGATGTGGTGCTGCCGGAGTGCACCTACCTGGAGCGCTATGATGCGATTAGGAATTCTCCTCATCGCGATCCGGTCATTTGCCTACGTATGCCTGCGGTCGAGCCAAAATATGATTCTAAGCCAGACTGGTGGATTGCCAAGGAGCTGGGGGAGAAGCTGGGTTTGAAAGAATACTTCCAATATAAGGACATCGAAGAGATGCTGGACTGGCAGCTCAAGAAAGTAGGCAGCTCGCTCAAAGAGATGCAAAAAATAGGCGTGAAGACCTTTAAAAGAAAATTTGATGATCTGTATCTGATCGACGGGCAGGATTTTGAATTCAATACCTCTACCGGTAAAATAGAACTCTACTCTACCGAACTCGCCGCAGAAGGTTTTGATCCACTACCGAGCTTTACAGAGCACAAACAACCGCCTGCCGGATTCTATAGACTCAACTATGGTCGGGCACCGGTGCACACCTTTAGCAGAACAGCTAATAATCCGAATCTCTCTGCCATTATGAAGGAGAATGACCTTTGGGTCAATCCTAAGGTTGCCAAGCAATGGGGCTTGAAAAATGGCCAGTATGTATGGCTGAAGAATCAGGATGATATCGTTTCTACCTTTTCTATTAAGGTGCGCGTAACGGAACGTATCCGCTGGGATTCTGTCTATATGGTTCATGGCTTTGGTCATTCGGAGAAGAATCTGAGCCGAGCTTTCGGCAAAGGAGCTAGTGATACCGAACTGATCAGCAATGTGAAGGTCGACCCGATCATGGGCGGGACTGGTATGCGTGAGAATTTTGTGACTTTTCTAACTGAGGACCCTAAACCAAAAGAAGAAGTATGA
- the arsC gene encoding arsenate reductase (glutaredoxin) (This arsenate reductase requires both glutathione and glutaredoxin to convert arsenate to arsenite, after which the efflux transporter formed by ArsA and ArsB can extrude the arsenite from the cell, providing resistance.), with amino-acid sequence MTKIYHNPRCQKSRQALSILEEKKEEFEIIEYLKTPPSQEELKGLIQMLGITAEDLLRKGEKIFKEEFKGKALSEDEWIEAMVNNPKLIERPIVIKGDKAVIGRPPEKVIEIL; translated from the coding sequence ATGACTAAAATATATCACAACCCCAGATGTCAAAAAAGCCGACAAGCACTTAGCATTCTGGAAGAGAAAAAAGAAGAATTCGAAATCATAGAATACCTAAAAACACCGCCAAGTCAGGAAGAGCTCAAAGGACTCATCCAAATGCTGGGAATCACAGCTGAAGATTTGCTCAGAAAGGGAGAAAAAATCTTCAAAGAGGAATTCAAAGGCAAGGCGCTGAGTGAGGACGAATGGATAGAAGCTATGGTCAATAACCCCAAGCTGATCGAGCGCCCAATCGTAATCAAAGGCGACAAAGCAGTGATAGGACGTCCTCCAGAAAAGGTCATCGAAATTTTGTAA
- a CDS encoding 1-acyl-sn-glycerol-3-phosphate acyltransferase — MIYQILRWITQLAIHIYYRRIEINRPELLGIKGPLIIMSNHPNTLMDPLILAALFKHQVGFLANASIFVNSMVNRVFRYLQVIPVYRQQDLAPGQVLDNTKSFGACYQHLEKNGSLMIFPEGSSIHELKLRKIKTGGIRIAFGAEDRNDFDLGIQILAVGLYYSNPLRFRSKVYLNFGEPFTLKNYQENYQKDEINTVQTLTAQLRKSMEELTIHIPDEGQEKLFIQIKKLFKKELTRDLRAEQNQIAEFNINREISSGIRFISQYYPESFDQLKDKINTLDQLDEQLHVKSNFERGRLKQWMLSFVKILSMLLGLPFYLFGVIHNYIPYRIPRILAEKITHEKEYHASVSMVIGIFIFPLFYGIYLWSLTWIFSPPPPDFALALYFILMAITGLFSYSYYRFALRNSYFLRIVLSASKKDRLQHFLDLKKEVKRDLDWAKTQYVERNKNEK; from the coding sequence TTGATTTACCAAATACTACGTTGGATCACTCAGCTGGCGATTCATATCTACTATCGACGCATAGAGATCAATCGACCAGAGCTGCTTGGAATCAAAGGGCCACTGATCATCATGTCCAACCACCCTAACACGCTGATGGATCCCCTCATACTGGCCGCCCTGTTCAAACACCAGGTGGGCTTTCTTGCTAATGCCTCGATATTTGTCAACTCCATGGTCAATCGTGTATTTCGCTACTTGCAAGTGATCCCGGTCTACCGCCAACAGGATCTAGCTCCTGGCCAGGTACTGGACAATACCAAAAGCTTCGGAGCCTGCTACCAACACCTCGAAAAAAATGGCTCCTTGATGATTTTTCCTGAAGGGTCCAGCATACACGAGCTGAAGCTTAGAAAAATAAAAACTGGAGGTATTCGCATTGCATTCGGTGCAGAGGATAGAAACGATTTTGACCTTGGCATTCAAATCTTGGCAGTGGGGCTTTATTACAGCAACCCTCTTAGATTTCGCAGTAAGGTCTATTTGAATTTCGGCGAGCCTTTTACACTCAAAAATTATCAAGAAAACTATCAAAAGGATGAAATCAACACTGTCCAGACCCTGACCGCTCAATTAAGAAAATCCATGGAGGAGTTGACCATTCATATCCCAGATGAGGGGCAGGAAAAATTATTCATCCAAATTAAAAAACTGTTCAAGAAAGAACTGACCAGGGACCTGCGAGCCGAGCAAAACCAAATTGCAGAATTCAACATCAACAGAGAAATTTCCTCAGGTATTCGTTTCATCAGCCAATACTATCCCGAAAGCTTCGACCAGCTCAAAGACAAAATCAATACACTGGATCAATTGGACGAACAATTGCACGTCAAGAGCAATTTTGAAAGAGGAAGATTGAAACAATGGATGCTTTCGTTCGTGAAAATACTAAGCATGTTGCTAGGCCTGCCTTTCTACCTCTTTGGGGTCATCCACAACTATATCCCCTATCGGATTCCGCGTATTCTTGCAGAAAAAATCACCCACGAAAAGGAATACCACGCCTCAGTCTCGATGGTGATCGGTATATTCATATTCCCACTATTTTATGGGATATACCTATGGAGTCTCACATGGATTTTCTCTCCACCCCCGCCAGACTTTGCATTGGCCTTATATTTCATATTGATGGCCATCACGGGGCTTTTCAGCTATTCCTATTATAGATTTGCCTTGCGCAATAGTTATTTTCTCAGGATAGTATTGAGCGCTTCAAAAAAGGATCGTCTGCAACACTTTCTGGATCTTAAAAAAGAAGTAAAGAGAGATTTGGATTGGGCCAAGACCCAATATGTAGAAAGAAACAAAAACGAAAAATGA
- a CDS encoding MFS transporter — protein sequence MILDDKKTINAWCSYDWANSVYNLIVTTAIFPIYYNSATKAAFGGDQVTFFGLEINSSVLYSYAISFSFLIAVILYPILSGIADYRGAKKSYMRFFTYLGSAACMGLYFFNGANIELGILLAITASLGYASSVVFYNAFLPEIASESRMDAVSARGFSMGYIGSVLLLIVSLVMIQMPETFGFDGAGSATKFVFLMVGLWWFGFAHIAFAKLEDRPTKNKITSEVLSSGFRELKKVFHSLKENIHALRYLSSFFFYSMGVQTVMLLAPLFAAEEIGMESAEMIIVILIIQMVAIGGAYLFAWISDRKGNKTSIMTAIFIWILICVFSYFVEDKNLFYGLAGLLGLVMGGIQSISRSTYSKMIPEGTKDTASYFSFYDVTEKIAIVIGTLTYGTILNLTGTMRNSILFMVLFFGAGIVILMFTKLRRKEA from the coding sequence ATGATTTTAGATGACAAGAAAACCATCAACGCCTGGTGTTCCTATGACTGGGCCAATTCCGTTTACAACCTAATCGTAACTACTGCCATTTTCCCGATCTACTACAATAGCGCTACCAAAGCTGCTTTTGGTGGGGATCAGGTGACCTTTTTCGGATTGGAAATCAACAGTTCTGTACTCTACTCTTACGCGATATCTTTTTCCTTCCTAATAGCGGTGATTCTCTACCCTATCTTGTCTGGGATAGCAGACTACCGTGGAGCCAAAAAATCTTACATGCGCTTCTTCACCTACCTGGGTTCGGCCGCCTGCATGGGACTATACTTTTTCAATGGCGCTAACATCGAACTAGGAATTTTACTTGCCATCACTGCTAGTTTGGGCTATGCCTCATCGGTCGTTTTCTACAATGCCTTCCTTCCAGAAATTGCTTCTGAGAGCCGAATGGACGCAGTAAGCGCCAGAGGTTTTTCGATGGGATACATAGGCAGTGTTTTATTACTGATCGTCAGTTTGGTCATGATCCAAATGCCTGAAACATTCGGGTTCGATGGAGCTGGTTCTGCCACCAAATTTGTATTCCTGATGGTTGGACTCTGGTGGTTCGGGTTTGCGCATATTGCTTTTGCCAAATTGGAGGACAGACCAACCAAAAACAAAATCACTTCTGAGGTATTAAGTTCAGGTTTTAGAGAACTGAAAAAAGTATTTCACAGCCTCAAAGAGAACATCCACGCCTTAAGATATTTATCCTCCTTCTTTTTCTACAGCATGGGAGTACAAACCGTAATGCTACTCGCTCCCTTGTTCGCCGCAGAAGAAATAGGAATGGAATCAGCAGAAATGATCATCGTTATTCTGATTATTCAAATGGTAGCGATTGGCGGAGCATACCTGTTCGCCTGGATTTCAGACAGAAAGGGCAACAAAACCTCTATCATGACCGCCATCTTCATTTGGATCTTAATCTGCGTGTTCTCTTACTTTGTCGAAGACAAAAATCTATTCTATGGTTTAGCCGGCTTGCTCGGATTGGTGATGGGTGGTATCCAGTCAATATCTCGATCGACCTATTCCAAAATGATTCCAGAAGGAACCAAGGATACTGCTTCCTACTTCAGCTTCTATGACGTCACTGAGAAAATTGCCATTGTAATCGGTACGCTCACCTATGGGACCATACTGAACCTAACCGGCACCATGCGCAACTCTATCTTGTTCATGGTCTTGTTCTTTGGAGCTGGGATTGTCATTTTGATGTTCACTAAGTTGAGAAGGAAAGAAGCATAA
- a CDS encoding putative signal transducing protein, producing the protein MALSLLTTCEHNIDADLVRTKLESEGITCFLHNENVNNLLPHHNQFLGGGVRVMVMSEQLAQAQEIIGEFHSKTSCPSCGSINLRLIKQPFKSILNAIMIGLFLIPAGKQKMHWVCKDCGESFKD; encoded by the coding sequence ATGGCCCTAAGCTTACTGACTACCTGCGAACATAACATTGATGCCGATTTGGTCAGAACCAAATTGGAAAGCGAAGGGATCACCTGTTTTCTACACAATGAAAACGTTAACAATCTTTTGCCGCACCACAACCAATTTTTGGGAGGAGGAGTCCGAGTCATGGTCATGTCCGAACAATTGGCCCAGGCACAAGAAATCATAGGCGAGTTTCATTCCAAAACTTCGTGTCCTTCTTGTGGATCTATCAATTTAAGATTGATCAAGCAGCCTTTCAAGTCAATTCTGAATGCCATCATGATTGGTTTGTTTTTGATCCCAGCGGGAAAGCAAAAAATGCATTGGGTATGCAAAGACTGTGGTGAGTCATTCAAGGATTGA
- a CDS encoding alpha/beta hydrolase, protein MKISPRLKRRVKRALLISIILFSLLFISLAYFFIVNEAPILQGEVEYHIPYKKDQNLDIYLPIVDKHEKRPVIIYFHGGAWISGRKEAINVNRYNDAINQLRRSGYAIITPEYTLADQNTSPFPDCLLDASDALAWVVDHADEYNLDIQNVGVFGESAGAHIAMMAAFDNQHTFNLPQPKPRINYVIDIYGPAEMESLYHSQTYDSIKTLLNKVPEPIANNLDFTLDIFGFDPMADTARTKEFMQRYSPIRYLHDSIPPLLIIHGTIDKIVPLDQSQQLKKSLDSLQLQNEYHELSDMGHAFRNATDAQKDSTQKWIVDFIKRNYQEHKN, encoded by the coding sequence ATGAAAATTTCACCCAGGCTTAAAAGGAGAGTTAAGAGAGCATTACTCATCTCAATTATTCTTTTTTCATTGCTTTTTATTTCATTAGCTTATTTCTTCATTGTCAATGAAGCGCCCATTCTGCAGGGCGAAGTAGAATATCATATACCTTATAAGAAGGATCAAAACCTGGACATCTATCTACCGATAGTAGATAAACATGAAAAGCGTCCTGTCATCATCTATTTCCATGGGGGCGCCTGGATTTCTGGTCGAAAAGAAGCCATCAACGTCAATCGATACAACGACGCGATCAACCAACTGAGACGGTCTGGGTACGCTATCATCACGCCTGAATATACGCTAGCCGATCAAAACACTTCGCCTTTTCCTGATTGCTTGCTAGATGCCAGCGATGCACTCGCCTGGGTGGTGGATCATGCAGATGAATACAATCTTGACATCCAAAATGTCGGAGTATTTGGCGAGTCAGCTGGTGCTCACATAGCCATGATGGCTGCCTTCGATAATCAACACACCTTCAATCTTCCACAGCCAAAGCCAAGGATTAATTATGTGATAGATATATACGGTCCAGCAGAAATGGAATCCCTGTATCATTCTCAAACCTACGACAGCATCAAAACCCTGCTAAACAAAGTCCCGGAACCTATCGCCAACAACCTGGATTTCACTTTAGACATTTTTGGATTTGACCCTATGGCAGACACTGCCCGCACCAAAGAATTCATGCAGCGATATTCGCCTATCCGCTACCTTCATGATAGCATCCCACCCCTACTCATTATCCATGGCACGATCGATAAAATCGTACCCTTAGATCAAAGTCAGCAATTGAAAAAAAGTCTGGACAGCTTACAACTGCAAAATGAATACCATGAACTAAGCGATATGGGGCATGCCTTCAGAAATGCCACGGATGCACAAAAGGACAGTACACAAAAATGGATTGTTGATTTCATCAAAAGGAACTATCAGGAGCACAAAAACTAA
- a CDS encoding alpha/beta hydrolase, whose product MKVYAISGLGADERVFQNIDIGYELIHLNWIEPRTHESLSSYAQRLAEKIDQGEEFILMGVSFGGILAVEMEQILNPKVTIIISSAQIRKDLNPVFRLIGRTSLLKVLPTAAFQPQPKYVAKLFGTRPEDRAVLNAILEDSDSAFAKWAMNQISQWQNMHRSKRVVMIHGTKDKVMSCPRRSEVLKIEGGGHSMIMDRASEINELIRGILNQHI is encoded by the coding sequence ATGAAGGTATACGCTATTAGTGGACTTGGAGCCGATGAACGAGTATTTCAAAATATTGATATTGGGTACGAGCTCATTCATCTCAATTGGATAGAGCCCCGCACCCATGAGTCTCTCTCCTCCTATGCCCAAAGGTTAGCTGAAAAAATCGATCAGGGTGAAGAATTCATTCTGATGGGCGTCAGCTTTGGTGGCATTCTGGCAGTCGAGATGGAGCAAATTTTGAATCCAAAAGTGACTATCATTATTTCTTCAGCTCAAATCAGAAAAGACTTGAACCCGGTGTTTCGATTGATTGGCAGAACTAGCCTGCTAAAGGTGCTGCCCACCGCAGCCTTTCAACCTCAACCCAAATATGTAGCCAAGCTATTTGGTACCAGGCCAGAGGACAGGGCGGTGTTAAATGCCATACTAGAAGATAGCGACAGTGCATTTGCCAAATGGGCTATGAATCAAATCTCCCAATGGCAAAACATGCATCGCTCAAAACGCGTAGTGATGATTCATGGCACCAAAGATAAAGTCATGAGTTGCCCAAGGAGAAGTGAAGTATTGAAAATAGAGGGAGGTGGACACTCAATGATTATGGATCGTGCCAGTGAAATCAATGAATTGATTCGAGGGATTCTTAATCAGCACATATGA
- a CDS encoding NAD(P)/FAD-dependent oxidoreductase → MKEQYDVILMGGGLAGLTLSLQLRQENPDISILILEQRKSDAPTAAHKVGESTVELGTYYLREVLGLKDYLDAEQLPKHGLRFFFSPKHKDNIERRVELGPRERLPIPSHQLDRGSFENELIRRSKASGNEFISGARVKGVEFGEEFHTVNFMHNGEAHNIQARWTIDCTGRGAVLKRQMDFQKPVEHNINAVWFRVKGEIDVHEWSSNQKWSDFLKPGLRRLGTVHLMDTGYWLWFIPLSSGNTSVGIVADPRFHEFTDFNTKEKAFEWIKKNEPQAYEKIGSRQDDVLDFLFLKHYSHHSGKIYSEDRWAVTGDSGVFLDPLYSPGTDFISMNNTWITDLVTRDLKGEPIFIHADVYEKTHFGIFEHWIPTYLDKYQLMGNTQIMVAKIFWDWAVYWSFFTLLFTNKGYTNLRVLKSLFANNDALGRKVGVLNKNVQDMFIAWRPYDTADITDRYVDPFDLKCLRDFHHGLEVQYDTAGLLDKVQENIKVVERLAAELFRQVSHQVHGTPLDMPVDPYTMDLNNINENPENGILPDEEMRQDLSSMWFYDMAEA, encoded by the coding sequence ATGAAGGAGCAGTATGATGTAATATTGATGGGTGGCGGATTGGCCGGACTGACCTTATCTCTACAATTGAGACAAGAAAACCCTGATATTTCTATCCTGATTTTAGAACAAAGAAAATCTGATGCTCCAACAGCCGCTCACAAAGTGGGCGAATCTACTGTAGAACTAGGCACCTACTACCTGCGTGAGGTATTGGGATTAAAAGACTATTTGGATGCTGAACAATTGCCCAAACACGGTTTGCGTTTCTTCTTTTCTCCTAAGCACAAGGACAATATTGAAAGAAGAGTGGAGCTAGGACCTAGAGAGAGACTACCTATCCCAAGCCATCAATTGGACAGAGGAAGTTTCGAAAACGAATTGATCCGAAGAAGCAAAGCATCTGGCAATGAATTCATATCAGGCGCAAGAGTGAAAGGTGTTGAATTTGGTGAGGAGTTCCATACGGTCAACTTCATGCACAATGGAGAAGCACACAACATCCAGGCTCGATGGACCATCGACTGTACAGGGCGCGGGGCAGTACTCAAGCGCCAGATGGACTTCCAAAAGCCAGTGGAACACAATATCAATGCTGTTTGGTTTAGAGTCAAAGGTGAAATAGATGTTCACGAATGGTCTTCTAACCAAAAATGGTCTGATTTCTTAAAACCAGGCTTGAGACGCTTAGGCACGGTTCATTTGATGGACACAGGATATTGGCTATGGTTTATCCCGCTATCTTCTGGCAATACCAGCGTCGGAATAGTAGCAGACCCTCGTTTCCATGAGTTCACGGACTTCAACACCAAAGAAAAAGCCTTCGAATGGATCAAGAAAAATGAACCACAAGCTTACGAAAAAATTGGCAGCAGGCAAGACGATGTCTTAGACTTCCTGTTCCTGAAACACTATTCGCACCACAGTGGAAAGATTTATTCAGAAGACCGCTGGGCGGTAACTGGTGATTCAGGCGTATTCCTAGATCCCCTTTACTCTCCAGGTACTGACTTCATCTCCATGAACAATACCTGGATCACTGATTTGGTCACTAGAGATTTGAAAGGAGAACCTATTTTCATTCATGCGGATGTATATGAAAAAACCCACTTCGGTATTTTCGAGCATTGGATCCCTACCTATCTGGACAAGTACCAACTGATGGGCAACACACAAATCATGGTCGCTAAAATATTCTGGGATTGGGCGGTATACTGGTCATTCTTCACACTGCTATTTACCAACAAAGGCTACACCAACTTGCGAGTATTGAAAAGTCTGTTTGCCAACAATGATGCACTTGGTAGAAAAGTGGGTGTATTGAACAAAAACGTGCAGGACATGTTCATCGCATGGAGACCTTATGACACAGCTGACATTACCGATAGATATGTAGATCCGTTCGATTTGAAATGTCTAAGAGACTTTCACCATGGTCTGGAAGTACAATATGATACAGCCGGTCTTTTAGACAAGGTACAAGAAAACATCAAGGTGGTAGAACGATTGGCTGCAGAACTATTCAGACAGGTTAGTCATCAAGTTCATGGCACACCATTAGACATGCCAGTTGATCCGTACACCATGGACCTGAACAACATCAACGAAAATCCTGAAAACGGCATATTACCAGATGAGGAAATGAGACAAGACTTGTCCTCCATGTGGTTTTATGATATGGCAGAAGCTTGA